Below is a genomic region from Candidatus Cloacimonadota bacterium.
TCGATTTGCCTGTGTTAAACGATTCTAAACAGCTTACGGCAAGGCAAAGGGATAAGCTTTACTCAGAGATAGTGTCTTCTGCCATCTGTTATTCAATTGCCGCTATTCCTGCAAAAACGATAGATAGAGTAAACATCCTGCAAGCTACGTTACTGGGCT
It encodes:
- a CDS encoding ribonuclease HII translates to MNHLLQNDLDLLSSTSFTMCAGLDEAGRGALAGPVVVAAVVLDYHIDLPVLNDSKQLTARQRDKLYSEIVSSAICYSIAAIPAKTIDRVNILQATLLG